A window of bacterium genomic DNA:
CGAGTGCCTGTGATGCGAATTCAGTCGGCATTGGATTTCACCTGCAATCGCGATGTTCGCAAATGCCCCGAGCTGTGCGGGCCGGTGTCTCTCATCGCAACCTGTTTCCGCCACCCGCTGCGGCGGCCTGGTCGGGTCACAGCCAACGCCGCACCCGCGCGCAATAGTCTGCGTATTCCTCGCCCAGTTTCGCGTTCAGATAGCGTTCTTCGGCGGGTACGACGATCCAAGCAATCCAGATGTGCACGGCGATTCCGGAGACCACGATGAATCCGTTGTCGGCGGCGATGCCGATGCCCAGGTGGATCGCAGTCATGCCCAGGTAGACCGGGTTGCGCGAGCGCTGGAACGGGCCCGACGCCACGAGTTGGGAGGTCGCGACGTCGGGGTTCATGTCTTCGCCCCGATTCCGGTAGGCGAGTTCGCATACCCCGACCAGCGCGACTCCGAATGCGATCAAGGCCAGTCCGGAGCCGAGGCGCAGGGTGCTATCTGCGGCAAAGCTCGCGTCGACGACGAACGCTGCGGCGAATCCCAGCAGCAGTCCGCCCGCGTAGACAATCGGAGGCTTGGGTGAGAAGGCGGCTTCGGGTTCCATGTCCTTGTTCCTCCTTGTCCGTTCGCTCAGTCTCTCAGCCCTTTGGCCCGGTCTCCGTGTCTGTCGGTGTCGAGTCGTTCAGTACGAACTCCGCGACAAGTTCGGGACTTTCCAGCGGAAAGAAGTGCGTGCGGTCGGCGAGGTGATGTTCGCGCGCATCCGCAAACTCGTCAACGAGACCGGGCCAGGTCGGTGAGTACGAGAAGTCCATCAGATTGCGATCGGGCGGTGTGAGCTTGGCTCGCAAGAGCAGCACCGGCACGCGGATCGCGCGCACGCTCTCGTACACCTCGGAGCTGATGCGCGAGCTCATGTAGACGCTGGCTTCAATGCGCGGTGGGCACGCGAGTACGAACCCTTCGGTTTCGGGATCCGGTAGTAGCCCGTACTGGCAGTAGTCGCACAGCACATCAGGTGCGAAAATGGAATAGGGCGCGCGGCCCTTGAAACGCTCGAACATTGCTTCGGAGCTGGCGAAGTGATTCTTGCGCCGAGCGGTCGGGTGGTCGATGTCGCCAAATGCGTCGGTATACGCATTGTGCGCGCCGTATACATCGGGTGCCTGGATGACTGGATCCATCAGCAGCAGGCGTTGGAAGCGATCGGGCAGGGCGGCGGCTGCTTCGGTCAAGGCGTAGCCGCCCATGGAGTGCCCCACGCCGATTACATCGTGCAAATCGAGTTCTCGCACGAACGCCGTCAAATCCCGCCCGAATACACTCCAGTCGCTGATCTCGACCTTCTCGCTGCGCCCGTGTCCGCGCTGATCCAGCGCCAGCACGTGGCGGTCTCCGAGCAGCGCGATGGCCCGATCCCAGACGCGTGCGTGA
This region includes:
- a CDS encoding alpha/beta hydrolase, coding for MSGAPQPVERRVRVNGIELAFFEWGSEFQGRSAPVLFAHATGFHARVWDRAIALLGDRHVLALDQRGHGRSEKVEISDWSVFGRDLTAFVRELDLHDVIGVGHSMGGYALTEAAAALPDRFQRLLLMDPVIQAPDVYGAHNAYTDAFGDIDHPTARRKNHFASSEAMFERFKGRAPYSIFAPDVLCDYCQYGLLPDPETEGFVLACPPRIEASVYMSSRISSEVYESVRAIRVPVLLLRAKLTPPDRNLMDFSYSPTWPGLVDEFADAREHHLADRTHFFPLESPELVAEFVLNDSTPTDTETGPKG
- a CDS encoding isoprenylcysteine carboxylmethyltransferase family protein; amino-acid sequence: MEPEAAFSPKPPIVYAGGLLLGFAAAFVVDASFAADSTLRLGSGLALIAFGVALVGVCELAYRNRGEDMNPDVATSQLVASGPFQRSRNPVYLGMTAIHLGIGIAADNGFIVVSGIAVHIWIAWIVVPAEERYLNAKLGEEYADYCARVRRWL